The bacterium genomic sequence GGCGGCGGCACCACCTACACGCTGGGCGCCCTGTCGGCGGAACGGCCGCTGGTGGTCGGCGGCGTCGCGGAACTGGGCGCGCCGTGGCCGAATCCCGCACGCGGTGACCTGCAGGTCGCCTACCGCCTGCCTTCGGCCCAGGGCCTGGTCATCAACGTGCACGACGTGCGCGGGCGCCTGGTGCGCTCGCTGGTCGACGCCAGCCTCGGCGCCGGCGAGTACACCGCGCTGTGGGACGGGCGGGCCGACGACGGCACGCGCGCCCCGGCCGGTGTCTACTTCATCACGCTGCGCACGGCACAGGCTTCGCGGACGCAGCGCCTCGTGCTCGCGCGCTGACCGGGTCATCCCGCGCTGAACGCGAAGACGGCCGCCCCTGCGGGCGGCCGTCTTTTTGATCAAGGCAATCGGGCGGCCGGCCTTACCGGTAGAGGCCCTTTACCGCGCCCCAGGTCGCCTGCTCGTTCGGGACGGTGCAGTTGACGTGCATCGTCAGCGTCACGACGTTGCCCCAGGTGCCGTACTGCGCGCCCGCCGAAGCCGGGCCGCAGGAGCCGTCCAGGAACACCGGATAGGTGGCCGGGATGCTCGCGAACGGCGTCTCGCCGATGCCGGCACCGTTGCCGATGGCGAAGCTCAGCAGGCAGCCGTTCGTGAACTCGCCCGACGTGCTGCCGTTGACGACCGAGGCCACCGGCGTGCTCACGTTGCCGATCATGATGTGCTGCACGGTGGAGATCAACGTGGTGGTGTTCAGCGTGCCCGTGCCGTCACCCCACGGCCAGGCGCCGGCGTAGAAGTTGAACGTGCCGCCGTTGAACGTCGAGGTGTAGACGACGGTGCCGTTGCCGGCAACGCGATTGTCCACCATGCTGAAGGCACTGTTCTCGGTGGCGCAGCTGATGTCCCACTGCGCGCCGAGCGTGGCGCCGTCCCACGACTGTGCATGCAGCACATGGGGCAGGCCGCTGTTGACGCCGGAACGCCAGGTGGAGGCGCGACCCGTCAGGATCTGCCCGCCGAGGTCGGTGGATGTGAATGTGCCGGTTACGGGGTCGGCCTGCGCCAGTGCCGGCAACAGGATGAGCGAGGCAAGGGTTGCCGTCGTCAACAGACGATTCATGGGTATACCTCCGGAACGGAGGCGGAAGCCGGGGCGGACGCCGTCCTGGGCGAACTGCGGGGGCGGTGGACTGGCCACGCACTAATGCCCGCCACGGGATCCCGCTTCGCGGGGACTCCTGAGTCGAATGATCACTGATCAGGGTCCGTTGGGTGGATGGGGCCAAACTTGGCTCTAATCAGGACGATCATACTCCAGAATATGTGACGATGCACCAAGTCAATCCTGCATCAACCGCGCATGCCCAGCGCCATGCCGCCGAAATAGGGGACAAGCCAGAAGATCCAGACGACCAGGCTGTAGCGGTGGAAGCCGGCGCGGTCGGCTTCACTGCCCCGCCGCGCGACCCGGGTGGCCCAGATGGCGTGGGCCAGCATCAGCCACAGGGCCAGCTGGCCGGTCAGGGTGTGGGGGTCGCGCAGGTCGAAGGGGCCTTCGGCCAGGGCGTGCATCGCCAGGGTGCCGCTGATGTCGAAGGCCAGGCCCATCCAGAACGCAACTACATGCCACGGCTTGAGATAGCGTGCCAGGCGCTCGGCCCAGACCCCGATCGAATAGAAAACCAGGGCCAGGCTGATGAGGGTGGTC encodes the following:
- a CDS encoding TIGR03987 family protein, giving the protein MGARTAAHIPELDHPVRTKQAPGHKVADPAQRSNPYPAPRPAAAGGPHEEPVTVIVSTTLISLALVFYSIGVWAERLARYLKPWHVVAFWMGLAFDISGTLAMHALAEGPFDLRDPHTLTGQLALWLMLAHAIWATRVARRGSEADRAGFHRYSLVVWIFWLVPYFGGMALGMRG